CGACCTGCGGCCGATGACCCTCGACGACCTCGGTCTGGTGCCGACCCTGCGCAAGTTCGTCCGCGAGTTCGGCGAGAAGACGGCGATCACCGCCCGGTTCCACGTGGTCGGCGAGGAGCGCCGCCTGCCCTCCAACTACGAGGGGGTGCTCTTCCGGATCATCCAGGAGGCGCTCACCAACGTGCGCAAGCACGCCCGCGCGCGCACCGTCGAGGTCACCCTCACCCTGCAGCCGCGCCGGGTGGTCGCCATCGTCAAGGACGACGGCGAGGGCTTCGACGTCGCCGCCACCGAGGCCCGCCTGGGCCGCACCCGGAACCTCGGCCTCATCTCCATGCGCGAGCGCGCCGACCTGGAGAAGGGGCACATGGAGATCCGCTCCCAGCTGGGCCGGGGCACCGAGGCGAAGGTCACCTTCCCCCTGTAGCGGGGGCTCAGCCCACCCGGTGCATCCGGGCGTGGCGCTCCTCCGGGTCGCAGATCGTGGGGTGGGCCTCGCAGGTCGGGCACTCGGGCTGGAGGGTGGCGTGCTCGATGGCGAACTCGCTGCAGAGCGCCTTCTCGACCACCTGCAGGATGCCGGTCACCTCGGTGAGCGGCCGGTCGCCGACGCTGACGTGGGCGCTGAGCATGCGGTGATGCCGGTCGAGCGACCAGATGTGGAGGTCGTGGATGCCCTCCACCCCGGGGGCGGCGAGCATCACCCGGCGCACCTCGGCGATGTCGAGGTCGCGCGGGGTGCCCTCGGAGAGGATGTGGACGGCCTCGTGGAGCACCGAGACCGCGGCCACGGCGATCAGCGCGGCGATGCCCAGTGACACCGCCGGGTCGGCGAGCCGCCAGCCGGTGGTGAGGAGGAGGACGCCGGCCGCCACCACCCCCGCCGAGGCGAGGGCGTCGCCGGCCACGTGGAGCGCGGCGCTGCGGACGCTCAGCTCGTTGCCGGCGCCGAGCAGGTAGGCGCCGAGCGCCCCGTTGGCGAGCAGGGCCAGGGCGCCGACCGCGA
The genomic region above belongs to Candidatus Dormiibacterota bacterium and contains:
- a CDS encoding cation diffusion facilitator family transporter; translation: MDHRHGSHGAAGHAHGAAAPASGRLRVAVAVVVLLFAAEAVAGLLTGSLALLGDAVHLATDAGSLGLAWYATAQARRRPTPRRSFGFHRTGILVATLNGLALAAVAALLAGAAIGRLQHPTAISGLPVVAVGALALLANGALGAYLLGAGNELSVRSAALHVAGDALASAGVVAAGVLLLTTGWRLADPAVSLGIAALIAVAAVSVLHEAVHILSEGTPRDLDIAEVRRVMLAAPGVEGIHDLHIWSLDRHHRMLSAHVSVGDRPLTEVTGILQVVEKALCSEFAIEHATLQPECPTCEAHPTICDPEERHARMHRVG